The stretch of DNA AAACGCCTAAAGATCTCGAAAAGGCACTCATCTGGGAGCACATCAATAGAGACCTGCTTTTCCTCGAAAGCACTGAAGACCGTCGGTGCAACAACACGCGACCTCTTGCTTGGAGGGAAGTAGACATCGACGTAACTACCAAGCGACAACAAAAGGCTTGCATCCTTTGGATTTGGGTATATTGCTCCACGACGGTAAAATTCATTTTCACCTGTAAATACACCACAAAAGAATACAAATCAACTAAACATACAAAAACTTGAATTCCTTAATCACTATACCTATTAATTCCCAGATCCAACGAAAAATTAACTCTAGCCAAGAAACTAAAACTCAGATCTATAAGTCATCGACATACATACACGATCCTAGAAGTCAAAATCTTAATTCATCATACTGAAAACATCTAAACAACACAGAAACGCCTAAATCGAACATCTAAATTCAAATCTTCCTAAATCAAAAATCTGAGAATGAAATCGATTGATTCAAGCAAAGATTGGGGGGAAACATACCAGCGAAACTATAGATCTGAGACATGATTGAAGCTCAAAACTcccaggaaaaacaaaaacgctTGATTCCTCAAGCGAAAACCCGTGGGAAAGAGCAAAAACGAAAGATCTGAAGAcgattaagaagaaaacaacgAAATCAGCTCCGATTACACCAAAGAACGAGATGCACATAAAGAtcgagaagagagagagagagagagagagagagagagcgaagaAAACCCTATAgaaagggcaaaaaaaaaaaggtagagagagagaaggagagggaaaaaaaaaaggaaaaaaaggaaatgatcGGTCAGTATGAGGTCAAGATAATGAGTTTATATACATTAGTTGAAATTTCACATGCAATGTATCTGAGCTGAGAGAGTTCGGGAtcgttaattaatttgttttattttattcccCTACACACAAAAAGTTGCTGAAATCGTTAATTAATTTGTTCGGGATCGTTATCTGAGCTGAGAccagatttttttgtttgttttttcaccCTTCAGAGCGCGTTAAGGCAAGCAATGAGGTGGTGGTGTTTGGTTACGGAGTTTATAaatcaattgttttttgtttgcttcctcGAACAAACctactctctcttttcttttttgcttacGTTTTGTGGCCGACTTTAGAATCGTTTATGTCGTGTTTTTCTCAAGTCTCAAGTAAATCAATTCTTAGAacgatgaccaaaaaaaagaagtcttaAAAATCAAACTTGTTACAACACGAACTCACTCATTATTGGGTCATGTTGAGGCATGATCAGGGGCGGACCTAGTAAAAAATATTGGTGGGTGCAGATTGCTCTTAGGTAGAATTGAACCCTCAACCTGTGAACATTTTTGAGGTGAACTCAAGCCAGTTTGCCACTTGTCTTCCTTTGTCTAatgtaaaacttttaaatatttgtataattaCTGGGGGCAGCTGCCACCACCAATATCAACGTAGGTCCGCCACTGGGCATGATTGAGTTGGATTGATTCTGATTGTATGCATGTGTTTATTAGAAGAGATTGGGTCGATGAAGATTTGTATGTATCAATGTATGCAACAACTTTGAAGATTCCAAATCCTTTATGATTCCAAATCCTTCATAACTTTCCTTTATCTGTTTGTCTGTTTTTCACTCGAGAAGAACTATTAGAGTCCAAAAGTGCTACAATTAATAGGGTAAAGATCTTTGgacaatatatgaaaaaatgacattttaaaaaaaaaactagtttttgGGATTAGTTAGGTACTTACgactttgtcaaaaaaaaaaaattaggtaccgatagttttagattttattaggAGTACTCtcaattaaaaatttttaaaaataataataaaggaaaataaaagtttagaaACCTTTCTTTTTTAAGGACATCCTTAACACCATATGgttttaatgaaattaaaatatttaaataatggTCTACACTTAAGAACACACCATTCTACAGTTTTTGCATAAGACcaattttctatttcttaaaaACAGCTGTATCCACtattcaacatttttattattttaaaaccctTAAAAATATACCATGTGTTGTAGCGATGAGAATGATCTAAGCAACTTGAAAATCGTTTCTCTTGACATATGTCAGTCTCttataagtttctttttttcagaTTGATGAGGCATTTCTCTGATGTAGATGGTCTTAGGCCACATTCCTTAGAAAAAATTTCACTGGCCGGTACACATATATTTGTCATGTGAGGTTTGCGAGGAACTCTCTATACAAGGTTGTTGCTCTACAAGTGGCATTGGTTAAGTCCCAAATCTCTCTTTAGGTTAAGgacacaaaattataattaaggaaaaaaaccTAGAATCCTTATAATAACACGGATATGTTTTATGGACAAGGAACGAATCGCTACATAATAACCAATTTTTTGTTAGTATACGGGTACGATGGCGTGACTACTGCACGAGCATGAGTTAAAACTAGTTTTGACATGTGTATTTTTAATGTGAATATAATAGATTTATTCAATACTACCGGCTGGtgaactttttttaatattttcttcaacTTATTTCTGTACCTACAGTCTACAGAATCCCATGtgggaaagaaaaaattgaGATAAAAAGAATCAGATTTGATGAACGTAGAAATCCTTCTGCGATTGATTCATCTATATAATAATCTCCTACACCAACAAGACTCTCAGAAGGTTCCCTAATACATATCAGTTATCACCACACTGTATCAGGATTCCATATATCCAACCTTCTCTGTAAAAGAATAGGTCAAATCGTAAATGACAAATTGGAATCTGAATGTATCTGTGGAGAAGAGGACCCATTGCCCATTATAAACATATGTTATAAAATGAGAAAGTGAACAAAAGACACCCAAGTTGTCGTGGAAGCATTATCCATCCTTTTCAGTTTTCATCGCATAAACAGCCCATGTTCTTATTATCGCAATTCTTCATGTCCCGGTATCAACTAGGACATTATTTATCGTTCGAAAATCACATTAAAATTGTTCGGGATTCTACTTATATACGatcttttattttccattttcctATGTTAATAGTCAAATTAGTTTCAAATTTGTAGTTATAGACCATCAATGaaacaaaccaaagaaacaactGCCTAGGAACCTCCCATCATCACTAGCATGCCAACAGAGCCGTGCGGAACATAAACTGTGCCCAGAGGcggtaaaaaaaacttttacaatgCATAGAAAATATAATGTCAAGAACGGTAAATACCAGTTAtataacaaaagtaaacaattaattaaaaaaaatctaactgaAATTTTCTTCCGTAAAATATCATTAACTAAACGTTCAAAATCAACTTTTCTAAACATTTCCTTTCGCTAGACATTTACTTTAATAATGACGATAACCGGTGTTTCTGTAGACTAAATGTTCAAGTGTGGAATTAGTAACATCAATCAAAATAAAGTGAGAAAACGAGAGACGAAAGTTCTTTTGTATCGTGTGCATACATAGAAAACTGTAGAAAATAAACGTTTACCGTAATTTTATAATgttaattcagtttttttaagCTTTTGACTTATTCTTTAAATCGAACGTGGCAATTAAGTGGATTTAACAATTGAAAACTAAAGGTTTAAGATAAATATACTATTTGAAATTACATGGCCGTAGTAACTAAACATAGGCCAAAGTAAAAATAAAGgtcttcaatttttttcaaaattttgaggcCATAGGCcaaagtttattttgtttacacTGAGGCACGGCTCTGCATGCCAATAAAAATTCCATAAACTTCTTGATAATAAAAGAGgcaaaaacttaaaactaactATAATCTCCCTAAGACGAGGTTCATGCATTTTTAAGTTAGTGACACCATATGATAAAGATGATTATGACAAAAACTACAATAATCTAAATATTTAATGGTCCAGTACTTGACTATGGAGTTAGTGGGCCGGTTCCGCAAAAACATGCTACAATTATGTAATTTGTATGTTTAATAGACAATTTGTAGACgtagttaattaatataatcATAGCAAGTTAACGGGAAATATTCTATGTACTAATcacaatttgttttgttgtggtcATAATATATAAGAACATACTGGTTCAACGCGTGAGGATGACTATATTCTAGGTGTGGACTTTAAGATATTGACAAAATCCAAGTCCGATTCGATGTCTTTTCGTGACTTGGCTATTGAGCAAGGCCTTTCTCATGTTCCAATTTAGCTGAcgaattaaagaaaataatttctctGGTACAAACTTTTCCAAGCTGGATCCGAAGGTACTGATTCATCGGGATGAACTAATCGTGATTGTGTTGAAAGGCATAATTGTCTTACTGTAGCGATAGTGATGTTCTGGTTTTATACTAAACCATGTATCTAATCAAAACAcaagaggaaagaaaaagatattttaacAGTATACTGTAAAAATACTGTCACCCGATGGATGCTTTCCAAAGACCATGGAACAAACACACTTCAAGCCAAAGAGAGACTCGGAACATAATGTAACAATAGAGAACGCGCATGAGATGTTAGGCAAATGCTTTTAGATTTGAGTATTTTAAGTCTTCCTACACAATCAAAAGTGGCTTGAGCTACAACACATCGTTGATGAATTTTTGAGTGAGTTCTTTAGGAAGTCCCATAACAGTATCAACTCCTCCCATCACGGAATCGATAAAAGGTGAAATGAGGGGATGCTCCAGCATTAAACCTCCAGCAACCTTGAAAGTGATTGCATCATCAATAAGGTCATCGATGACTTGCTCTGGTATCTCATGGAAATAAACCTCTGCTTTTTCCCACCCTCCTCTTCTAACTCCAGTTTGCAAGTTTCTTACAATAACAGATCCCACAACGCCACCGTGTGAACCAGAATAGCCTTTGATAAACTCGCGAGCTTCTTCTTTACTGGTTGGTTTTTCTCTAATGACACCTTTGTAGACAACAACAGTGTCTGCAGTAATCAACAGAgttggttgatgatgatgatcttgtgCAAACTGGCTTTCACCTCCCAGTTTCGATATAATCTCGTTTGCTTTGGCTTCAGCAACAGCTACAACCAAATCTTCAGGCTTGTCTTTCCTAATAGCTTTCTCATCAATGTCTGCAGTCACAATGGTGAAATCATATCCCATTTCAGCTAGAATCCGCTTTCTCGCCATGGACTGAGAACCCAAAATCAGCTTAAATCCTTTCTCCATCGTTTTCTTCACCATACTTCTCGTTGTTGTACTGTTAGCagaaagagtaaagaagaaggaattaacaaacaaatcaaaagaagagcaaaacaaagatttttccaTACTGACTCTTCAAAAAATTTGTATAGCCACAAGATGACACATAAAACACCTATTATATTACTTACCACATTTACAGAGTCTGATAAGTGTAATCCTAAAAAGAATACACATTTTGTCACGCAACGTTATCCTATACCATGTAAGAAAACTCTAGAAAATTCAAACTTTCAGAATCGTTACAAGGAACAGAAcaatcagaaagaaaaacaaatgcatTTAGGATGAAGAACTCTACCAAATTAATCTGTGACAACGATTCAGTTATAGACGCGGCAGTGGACAGATAGACGAAATCTCACAATCTTTATTACAATTGACgatgctatatatatactatcagTGACCCAATAAAAATCTGCGGAACAGAAAATCTAAGaagagaatttagggttttgagattgAGTAGAGATTCAAAACTCACCGAGGATACGAATTCGATTGCAGATGAGGGAAGCGGAAAGAAAGCTGGAGATAGCGAGTGAGAGACTGAGATAAAAACTACAACAGATGGCTGTAATTTTGGcatgattagtttttttttttttttttgtcgcctgcctaagaataattaaaaaataatactaaaattttgcgtgctaatttttttattttatttttttatgaagattttattGATGGAATGTGTTTTTTGAGTTATACAGAGCCAAAAGGATCAAATCCGATAATTATACCGGAACGAGATTTGAAGCTATTAACCAgtgcaaaatattttagaatcttCTTCTACATCCAAAAACGTTTTGATGAGGTTGGTTTAGTTCGAAATTAATTAACTGTagtagtttttctttttcaaattataCAGTTCAACAAGCTATTTTTCTAACTTAAATGAATGGTAAGTCTTTAACCATCTAAAAAGGCTTATAACTATTTGTAGAGAAAAcgttaattaacaaaacaataacaCTAAATagcatattataaaaaaaagatgagtttttAACAGGTACATGAATCTAAGTCCGGCTCTACACATGTGCAGGAAGTGCATTTGCACAAGTTCtatgtaatttttgttatttttacacTAAAACTAgaatctacattttttttttttttttaacatgaaaATAAGggtctattttttctttttagctaATGATACTTCAAAATATTGAGCTGGCCCAGTCAACAAACCCCGTCTGGACTGTCACTCGAAGTAACCCACCCAACAAACGAACGTTGCGACAACTATAATAGCACCACCAATAAGAATACAACAACGTAAGAGGGACGCACCATTGCAAAAACTGTCGCGACGTGAGTGAGATTCACGCGCTCTGATCTAAACGTTGACTCTTTGTTTCATAGTTACTCTTAAATTCCCTTTATTCacttttcatttcttcattgCAAGTTTCCAATTAATTACTCTAACTAATAGCTTTAGGGATTCGCAATTAATTTAAGGCAACGTAAACTAAAAGGAGTTTGGCAAAAACCAGTCATTTCAGAAAACAACATTAATAACGggtattaaaaatacataaataccGTGTATA from Camelina sativa cultivar DH55 chromosome 9, Cs, whole genome shotgun sequence encodes:
- the LOC104714013 gene encoding maf-like protein DDB_G0281937; translated protein: MVKKTMEKGFKLILGSQSMARKRILAEMGYDFTIVTADIDEKAIRKDKPEDLVVAVAEAKANEIISKLGGESQFAQDHHHQPTLLITADTVVVYKGVIREKPTSKEEAREFIKGYSGSHGGVVGSVIVRNLQTGVRRGGWEKAEVYFHEIPEQVIDDLIDDAITFKVAGGLMLEHPLISPFIDSVMGGVDTVMGLPKELTQKFINDVL